One part of the Thermococcus radiotolerans genome encodes these proteins:
- a CDS encoding pro-sigmaK processing inhibitor BofA family protein, translating into MISELLFLFFLFLAILLVVKVGFGIIKYLVANAIIGLIILWFTNWIGISDVPLTALNVLVVAIGGILGVIALIIVYWF; encoded by the coding sequence ATGATATCGGAGCTACTGTTCCTGTTTTTCCTGTTCCTGGCCATCCTGCTGGTGGTCAAGGTCGGCTTCGGCATAATCAAGTACCTAGTGGCCAACGCGATAATCGGCCTGATAATACTGTGGTTCACGAACTGGATAGGAATATCGGACGTGCCACTGACTGCACTTAACGTGCTCGTGGTGGCCATTGGCGGCATACTGGGAGTTATAGCACTCATAATAGTCTACTGGTTCTAG
- a CDS encoding HEAT repeat domain-containing protein — MGFLSFGSKKDKIKKLIEEECFDEIVSMAVRDKKALNALIELLDDNAPGIRGDALLIIGMVVEQRGDVIEPHLDKVFPKAIELTKNRNPYVKENAMILSYELARRFPDKIMGLKGTIVEDLIEELKEGDKNTKGFALMLLGELGASEAKEYVEELVNVEDKVILPFEGKKWVPLGEIAKETLEKLS, encoded by the coding sequence ATGGGTTTCCTATCCTTCGGTTCAAAGAAAGATAAAATAAAAAAGCTCATAGAAGAGGAATGCTTTGATGAGATAGTTTCAATGGCAGTAAGGGACAAAAAAGCCCTGAACGCGCTCATAGAACTTCTGGACGACAACGCACCCGGTATCAGAGGAGACGCGCTCCTGATAATTGGAATGGTAGTCGAGCAGAGGGGAGACGTCATCGAGCCACATCTGGACAAGGTATTTCCAAAAGCCATCGAGCTGACCAAAAACAGGAACCCCTACGTGAAGGAAAACGCGATGATTCTTTCGTACGAGCTCGCCCGCAGATTCCCTGACAAAATTATGGGGCTGAAGGGCACCATTGTTGAGGATCTCATAGAAGAGCTCAAAGAAGGTGACAAGAACACCAAAGGCTTTGCATTGATGCTCTTGGGCGAGCTGGGAGCCAGCGAGGCGAAGGAATACGTTGAAGAGCTCGTCAACGTTGAGGACAAGGTGATACTCCCATTCGAGGGCAAAAAGTGGGTCCCGCTGGGAGAGATAGCCAAGGAGACCCTCGAAAAACTTTCGTGA
- a CDS encoding arginine--tRNA ligase — MGYAQVKENIRLILQETLKEMLDEAGKEWEGEITFDDTPSIELGDFATTVSFQLARVFRKAPKLIAEEVVERLMEKLPEEIADVRAVNGYINFYLNYDVFGKALVREILEEGNAYGEGKIGTGKKVIVEHTSVNPTKPFHMGHARNAVLGDTMARIMRKLGYAVEVQNYIDDLGVQFAQVLWGYLHLKDEFERLEAELREKGLKEDFIDHVMGLLYVEVNKRIEENPEVEKEVRELMKKLEEGGNEIAEIGRKLAERVVKAQMLTTYRMGITYDLLSWESDIMRSGIFEEAYELIEANENFFWATEGKYKGAFVMDLRRLFPDMKNPFLVLKRSDGTATYTGKDIAYHLWKFGKVSADMLYKPWDSHEDHETWTTAPDGEEMAGRFGNADIVINVIGAEQKHPQMAIKYALQLLGFEESAENFHHLAYEHVVRPEGKFSGRKGTWVGFTVDEVLNEAVQRARELVEEKNPSLSDAEKDNIAEAVGVGAVRFNLVKYSPDKVITFRWEDVLNFEGESAPYVQYAHARCASILRKAGERGIETDWKALLERADFSKLTNREKELVKLLAKFPEIVEVAGKDVKPHLIPWYVNELASLFNKFYMDHPVLKAEEGIVEERLLLVLAVKQVLRNGLELLGIEAPEKM, encoded by the coding sequence ATGGGATACGCTCAGGTTAAGGAGAATATCAGGCTCATCCTCCAGGAAACTCTGAAGGAAATGCTGGATGAGGCAGGAAAAGAGTGGGAAGGTGAGATAACCTTCGACGACACCCCGAGCATCGAGCTTGGCGACTTCGCAACGACGGTTTCCTTCCAGCTGGCGAGGGTTTTCAGGAAGGCGCCAAAGCTCATCGCAGAGGAGGTCGTTGAGAGGCTTATGGAGAAGTTACCCGAGGAAATTGCCGACGTCAGGGCCGTCAACGGCTACATCAACTTCTATCTCAACTACGACGTCTTCGGCAAAGCCCTCGTCCGCGAGATACTTGAGGAAGGGAACGCCTACGGAGAGGGCAAGATTGGGACTGGAAAGAAGGTCATCGTGGAGCACACCTCCGTGAACCCGACGAAGCCGTTTCACATGGGACACGCGAGGAACGCCGTCCTCGGCGATACTATGGCTCGGATAATGAGGAAGCTCGGCTACGCCGTCGAGGTTCAGAACTACATAGACGACCTCGGCGTCCAGTTTGCCCAGGTTCTCTGGGGCTATCTCCATCTGAAGGACGAGTTCGAGAGGCTTGAGGCCGAGCTGAGGGAGAAGGGCCTGAAGGAGGACTTCATCGATCACGTTATGGGACTGCTCTACGTCGAAGTGAACAAGCGCATAGAGGAGAACCCGGAGGTTGAGAAGGAAGTTCGCGAGCTGATGAAAAAGCTCGAAGAGGGAGGCAACGAGATAGCAGAAATCGGCAGGAAGCTCGCCGAGCGCGTTGTCAAGGCCCAGATGCTGACAACCTACCGCATGGGCATCACCTACGACCTCCTCAGCTGGGAGAGCGACATAATGAGGAGCGGAATCTTTGAGGAGGCCTACGAACTCATCGAGGCCAACGAGAACTTCTTCTGGGCCACGGAAGGCAAGTACAAGGGTGCCTTCGTGATGGATTTGAGGAGGCTCTTCCCGGACATGAAGAACCCCTTCCTCGTCCTCAAGAGGAGCGATGGGACTGCCACCTACACCGGCAAGGACATCGCCTACCATCTCTGGAAGTTCGGAAAGGTCAGCGCGGACATGCTCTACAAGCCCTGGGATAGTCATGAAGACCACGAGACCTGGACGACCGCCCCTGACGGGGAGGAGATGGCTGGAAGGTTTGGAAACGCGGATATAGTCATCAACGTCATCGGTGCCGAGCAGAAGCACCCGCAGATGGCGATAAAGTACGCCCTTCAGCTCCTCGGCTTCGAGGAGAGCGCGGAGAACTTCCACCACCTGGCTTACGAGCACGTGGTCAGGCCGGAGGGCAAGTTCTCGGGCAGGAAGGGAACTTGGGTCGGCTTCACGGTTGACGAGGTTCTCAACGAGGCCGTTCAGAGGGCTAGGGAACTTGTGGAGGAGAAGAACCCAAGTCTGAGCGACGCGGAGAAGGATAACATCGCGGAAGCCGTCGGCGTCGGCGCGGTTCGCTTCAACCTCGTCAAGTACAGCCCGGACAAAGTGATAACCTTCCGGTGGGAGGACGTCCTCAACTTCGAGGGGGAGAGCGCCCCCTACGTCCAGTACGCCCACGCGCGCTGTGCCTCGATCCTCCGGAAGGCCGGGGAGAGGGGCATAGAGACTGACTGGAAGGCGCTCCTTGAGAGGGCCGACTTCTCAAAGCTTACCAACAGGGAGAAAGAACTGGTGAAGCTCCTCGCCAAATTCCCTGAGATTGTGGAAGTTGCAGGAAAGGACGTTAAGCCCCACCTGATTCCGTGGTACGTCAACGAACTCGCTTCGCTCTTCAACAAGTTCTACATGGACCACCCGGTGCTCAAGGCGGAGGAAGGTATAGTGGAGGAGAGGCTGCTCCTCGTGCTTGCGGTAAAGCAGGTTCTCAGGAACGGGCTGGAACTGCTCGGCATAGAGGCGCCTGAGAAAATGTGA
- the prf1 gene encoding peptide chain release factor aRF-1 — MSHKSAEMYELKKKVDELKSYRGRATELVSLYIPAGYDINKVMQQLREEYGTAQNIKSKSTRKNVLGALERAMQHLKLYRKTPETGLALFVGNVSEQEGVSDIKLWAIVPPEPLKVRLYRCDQTFITEPLEEMLRVKDAYGLITVEKNEATIGLLRGKRIDVIDELTSNVPGKTRAGGQSARRYERIREQETHEFMKRIGEHANKAFLPLLEKGELRGIIIGGPGPTKEEFVDGDYLHHELRKKVIGVVDISYHGEYGLRELVEKASDILKDHEAVKERHLIQDFFRHLVKDTGMITYGEKEVRKALELGAVDTLLLSEGYDKVRVRAKCNNCGWQEEKTMSEQEFHVYRKKLTHCPKCGSQNISFEKWDVAEEFIKMAEESGSEVEIISLDTDEGQQFYKAFGGLGAFLRYKIQ, encoded by the coding sequence ATGTCTCACAAGTCAGCTGAAATGTACGAACTCAAGAAGAAGGTCGATGAGCTGAAGAGCTATCGAGGTCGGGCAACCGAGCTGGTTAGTCTATATATTCCCGCCGGATACGACATAAACAAGGTCATGCAGCAGCTGCGAGAGGAGTACGGAACGGCGCAGAACATCAAGTCCAAATCAACTCGAAAGAACGTTCTCGGCGCCCTTGAGAGGGCCATGCAGCACCTCAAGCTCTACCGCAAGACGCCCGAGACGGGTTTGGCCCTCTTCGTTGGCAACGTCAGCGAGCAGGAGGGCGTCAGCGACATAAAGCTCTGGGCGATAGTCCCACCCGAGCCGCTGAAGGTCAGGCTCTATCGATGTGACCAGACCTTTATAACCGAACCCCTTGAGGAGATGCTCCGCGTAAAGGACGCCTACGGCCTCATCACCGTCGAGAAGAACGAAGCGACGATAGGCCTCCTCAGAGGAAAGCGCATTGACGTCATCGACGAGCTGACTTCAAACGTTCCCGGAAAGACCCGCGCCGGTGGTCAGTCGGCGAGGCGTTACGAGAGGATTCGCGAGCAGGAGACTCACGAGTTCATGAAGCGCATTGGCGAGCATGCCAACAAGGCCTTTCTCCCGCTCCTTGAGAAGGGCGAGCTCAGAGGAATAATCATCGGCGGCCCTGGGCCGACCAAGGAGGAGTTCGTTGATGGGGACTACCTCCACCACGAGCTTCGAAAGAAGGTCATCGGTGTCGTGGATATCAGCTACCACGGCGAGTACGGTCTGAGGGAGCTCGTCGAGAAGGCCAGCGACATACTCAAGGACCACGAGGCGGTCAAGGAGAGGCACCTTATACAGGACTTCTTCAGGCACCTCGTCAAGGACACCGGGATGATAACCTACGGTGAGAAGGAGGTAAGGAAGGCCCTTGAGCTCGGTGCCGTTGACACGCTCCTGCTCAGCGAGGGCTACGACAAGGTTCGCGTTAGGGCAAAGTGCAACAACTGCGGCTGGCAGGAAGAGAAGACCATGAGCGAGCAGGAGTTCCACGTCTACAGGAAGAAGCTCACCCACTGCCCCAAGTGCGGCAGTCAGAACATAAGCTTTGAGAAGTGGGACGTTGCAGAGGAGTTCATAAAAATGGCGGAGGAGAGCGGCTCCGAAGTCGAGATAATATCCCTCGACACGGACGAGGGCCAGCAGTTCTACAAGGCCTTCGGAGGCCTCGGAGCCTTCCTCAGGTACAAGATTCAGTGA
- a CDS encoding site-2 protease family protein: MPRGVYECINCGHREVLDSTEPLIEKGCPKCGGDMVLVEFQTEPEELTLPLHHDVPFLPEAVERKVKEFYDAELERIDGRVFVFKVREIREENFERVLSELEELGYWAALKKRGGDILLFVFPAQGIKEDNRWLPWIFLIATIFTTLFAGYYLSSLYIQLLDYYNLPGIRNPYVNAVAFSISVMAILGTHELGHKIAAAYHGVRATMPYFIPFPSMLGTLGAVIRVKSPLPTRNAAIDLGVSGPIAGFLVAIPVSIIGLKLSVPIPQHLVPPTEGGIVFGENLFFMLIEKYVVTFPENSVVFLHPVAIAGWVGILVTFLNLIPAAQLDGGHIARSFLGEKAHRYLTMVVGLVLIGMSFLWIGWLIWGMLVLLMGSVGNPGALDEVSPISRKRLLLAIIAMAIFVISATPRPLWVSG, encoded by the coding sequence ATGCCGAGGGGAGTCTACGAGTGCATCAACTGCGGGCACAGGGAGGTGCTGGATTCCACGGAGCCCCTCATCGAGAAAGGCTGTCCTAAATGCGGCGGGGACATGGTTCTAGTGGAGTTCCAAACGGAACCAGAAGAGCTGACGCTTCCCCTTCACCACGATGTCCCATTCCTTCCTGAGGCCGTTGAGAGGAAAGTTAAGGAATTTTACGATGCAGAGCTTGAGAGAATAGACGGAAGGGTTTTCGTGTTTAAGGTTCGTGAGATTCGGGAGGAGAACTTTGAGAGAGTTCTGAGTGAACTGGAGGAGCTCGGCTACTGGGCGGCGCTCAAAAAGCGCGGTGGTGATATTCTACTGTTCGTGTTCCCTGCCCAGGGGATAAAGGAGGACAATCGGTGGCTCCCGTGGATTTTTCTGATAGCCACAATATTCACGACACTGTTCGCGGGCTACTACCTCTCATCCCTCTACATCCAGCTGCTCGATTACTACAACCTTCCCGGGATAAGGAATCCCTACGTTAACGCAGTGGCGTTTTCCATAAGCGTAATGGCCATACTCGGAACCCACGAGCTGGGCCACAAGATCGCCGCGGCCTACCACGGCGTCAGGGCAACGATGCCCTACTTCATACCGTTCCCCAGCATGCTGGGAACCCTTGGAGCGGTCATAAGGGTCAAATCCCCCCTACCAACTAGGAACGCCGCCATAGACCTCGGCGTCAGCGGCCCCATAGCCGGCTTTCTGGTCGCTATACCCGTGAGTATAATAGGGCTGAAGCTCTCAGTGCCGATACCCCAGCACCTTGTTCCCCCCACAGAGGGAGGGATAGTCTTCGGCGAGAACCTCTTTTTCATGTTAATTGAGAAGTACGTGGTGACGTTCCCCGAGAACAGCGTCGTGTTCCTTCATCCGGTCGCCATCGCGGGATGGGTCGGGATTCTGGTGACCTTCCTTAACCTCATCCCGGCGGCCCAGCTCGATGGAGGGCATATAGCGCGCTCCTTCCTCGGGGAGAAGGCCCACAGGTATTTAACAATGGTCGTCGGACTCGTCCTCATAGGAATGAGCTTCCTCTGGATTGGATGGCTCATCTGGGGAATGCTGGTTCTTCTAATGGGCTCGGTTGGAAACCCCGGGGCGCTTGATGAGGTCTCCCCGATATCCAGAAAGAGACTCCTCCTGGCCATTATTGCGATGGCAATATTCGTTATCTCGGCGACGCCACGGCCGCTGTGGGTCAGCGGCTGA
- a CDS encoding stage II sporulation protein M: MLKLGLEVPKRTLGYLLIVFLAASFLGYAFAIGNPDAAMEAVKRLAEQIGPISDSSFENFVKIFTNNSMVALFMLLSGLFFGLGPWLIMAFNGFVVGLVVRAVQESGELSFPQIILGLIPHGIIEIPAIALAGVSGIVWYREIVRGEGETGERFRRGAEKALKLFAVSVLLLLVAAFIEAYVTPRVAGV, encoded by the coding sequence TTGCTCAAACTTGGCTTGGAGGTTCCCAAAAGGACCCTCGGATACCTTTTAATCGTTTTCCTCGCGGCATCTTTTCTCGGTTACGCTTTCGCCATTGGAAACCCCGATGCCGCTATGGAGGCCGTTAAAAGGCTTGCCGAGCAGATAGGACCGATATCCGACTCCAGCTTTGAGAACTTCGTCAAGATATTCACCAACAACTCGATGGTGGCCCTTTTCATGCTCCTCTCCGGCCTCTTCTTCGGCCTCGGCCCATGGCTCATAATGGCCTTCAACGGCTTCGTGGTTGGCCTCGTCGTCAGGGCCGTTCAGGAGAGCGGAGAGCTTTCGTTCCCCCAGATAATCCTCGGATTGATACCCCACGGAATCATTGAGATACCGGCGATAGCACTCGCGGGAGTCTCGGGGATAGTCTGGTACCGCGAGATAGTGAGGGGAGAAGGAGAAACTGGAGAGAGGTTCAGGAGGGGAGCGGAAAAGGCTTTGAAGCTCTTCGCGGTTTCAGTGCTGCTCCTCCTTGTGGCTGCCTTCATTGAGGCCTACGTAACCCCGCGCGTTGCCGGGGTCTGA
- a CDS encoding aconitase X catalytic domain-containing protein has translation MYLTKEEELILAGEYGYALQKAMEILVALGEIYGAERLIPIKSAQIAGVSYKNIGDAGMEFLRDFADAGAKVSVYTTLNPAGIGDDEFMEKQMEVLELYRRMGIEITSTCTPYYGANLPKFGDHLAWSESSAVSFANSILGARTNREGGPSSLAAAIVGKTPNYGFHLDENRKATVVITVDARVETFVDYSALGYHLGKVLGNDVPYFKGLRPSNVEYLKEMGAAMAASGSIALYHVEGETPEYRWAIADKLETIAVEEGDIRAVKEAFSDDWSEIDMILIGCPHASLAEIKEVAELLRIRGKPLKIPLFITAGRAVKALADALGYTETIERYNGRIIPDVCFVVSPIKGWYNGVATNSGKSAFYFRSFGFSVRLDDAENLIMEAP, from the coding sequence ATGTATCTAACGAAGGAGGAGGAGCTCATACTCGCCGGGGAGTACGGCTACGCACTCCAGAAGGCCATGGAGATACTGGTCGCCCTCGGTGAAATCTACGGTGCGGAGAGACTCATTCCGATCAAAAGCGCCCAAATCGCGGGTGTTTCCTACAAGAACATCGGCGATGCCGGAATGGAGTTTCTGAGGGATTTCGCCGATGCTGGGGCAAAGGTTTCCGTTTACACAACGCTCAATCCAGCCGGCATAGGCGACGACGAGTTCATGGAGAAACAGATGGAAGTTCTCGAACTCTACAGAAGGATGGGCATCGAGATTACCTCCACCTGCACGCCTTACTACGGCGCAAACCTTCCAAAGTTCGGTGACCACCTGGCCTGGAGCGAGAGTTCCGCGGTAAGTTTTGCAAACTCCATACTTGGGGCAAGGACGAATCGCGAAGGTGGCCCGTCAAGCCTGGCCGCAGCTATAGTGGGCAAAACCCCGAACTATGGCTTCCATCTGGACGAGAACCGAAAAGCCACGGTTGTGATTACTGTCGATGCCAGGGTAGAAACCTTCGTAGACTACTCAGCTCTCGGCTACCACCTCGGTAAAGTCCTCGGCAACGATGTCCCCTACTTCAAGGGACTCAGACCATCGAACGTCGAGTACCTCAAGGAGATGGGTGCAGCGATGGCCGCGAGTGGCTCGATAGCGCTCTACCACGTTGAGGGAGAGACCCCGGAGTATCGCTGGGCCATTGCCGATAAACTCGAAACGATAGCGGTGGAGGAGGGCGACATACGGGCTGTAAAAGAGGCTTTCTCAGACGACTGGAGTGAGATAGACATGATACTCATCGGCTGCCCCCACGCCTCCCTTGCGGAGATAAAAGAGGTGGCGGAGCTTCTGAGAATCCGCGGGAAACCCCTGAAGATTCCGCTGTTCATCACGGCGGGCAGGGCGGTCAAGGCTCTGGCCGATGCGCTCGGATACACAGAAACGATAGAACGCTACAACGGTCGCATTATTCCGGACGTCTGCTTCGTCGTGTCCCCAATCAAGGGATGGTACAATGGGGTAGCCACCAACAGCGGTAAATCGGCGTTCTACTTCCGCTCCTTTGGATTCAGCGTGAGGCTCGACGATGCCGAGAACCTGATAATGGAGGCGCCGTGA
- a CDS encoding class III signal peptide-containing protein produces the protein MKRKAQGAIEYLFMIAAALIIILIVVRQLRGRTSTAESTISSAEGDINSTFENMSGS, from the coding sequence ATGAAGAGGAAAGCCCAAGGTGCCATCGAGTACCTGTTTATGATTGCAGCTGCCCTGATAATAATCCTGATTGTGGTCAGGCAGCTGAGGGGTAGGACCAGCACTGCGGAGTCCACAATCTCAAGCGCGGAAGGAGATATAAACAGCACGTTTGAGAACATGAGTGGTAGTTGA
- a CDS encoding DUF126 domain-containing protein, protein MRLQGRKIVGGKAEGELVVSQKPLSFLGGVDPETGIVTDAESDIRGQSIAGKILAFPRGKGSTVGSYVIYALKKNGKAPKAIIVGEAETIVATGAIIAGIPMVDGVDVSKLRSGKRVTVNADEGLVEIEE, encoded by the coding sequence ATGAGGCTCCAGGGAAGGAAGATAGTCGGGGGAAAGGCCGAGGGGGAGCTGGTAGTCTCCCAGAAACCTCTATCGTTCCTCGGTGGTGTTGACCCCGAGACGGGAATCGTGACGGACGCGGAGAGCGACATCAGGGGGCAGAGCATCGCGGGCAAGATACTGGCGTTTCCAAGGGGAAAGGGCTCAACCGTTGGTTCTTATGTTATCTATGCACTCAAGAAGAACGGCAAGGCGCCTAAGGCTATAATCGTCGGCGAAGCGGAGACCATAGTCGCGACAGGGGCCATAATAGCCGGAATTCCAATGGTGGATGGGGTGGACGTCTCGAAGCTCAGGAGCGGGAAGAGAGTCACCGTTAACGCCGACGAGGGACTGGTCGAAATTGAGGAATAG
- a CDS encoding lipoate protein ligase C-terminal domain-containing protein: MKHHVGEHKAKKGLIRIEFDEREGIAEHVKITGDFFMHPEETVQELERELEGHKLEELEQIIDEFFAVRMDVEMPYVNVEDFKIALKNALRE; this comes from the coding sequence ATGAAGCACCACGTCGGAGAGCACAAGGCCAAGAAGGGACTGATAAGGATAGAATTCGACGAGAGAGAGGGTATTGCTGAGCACGTCAAGATTACGGGAGACTTCTTCATGCACCCCGAGGAGACCGTCCAGGAGCTCGAAAGGGAGCTTGAAGGACACAAACTCGAAGAGCTGGAGCAGATTATAGACGAATTCTTCGCGGTTAGGATGGACGTGGAGATGCCCTACGTCAACGTCGAGGACTTCAAAATCGCCTTGAAGAACGCCCTCAGGGAGTGA
- a CDS encoding HTH domain-containing protein, with protein sequence MNLTVTLLLDPHGNARKGVLADYSPGKHKEDAIQKVLEKLNRALPQNAKIVDFEIGTYTTPVTRRTYAVAVAVYNAPLEVKAFDEYTIKERRELLAKVLRDFNYNPKVLNISEIARMFGVSRDSIYYDIEQILKEGKKISR encoded by the coding sequence ATGAACCTTACGGTAACTCTTCTACTCGATCCCCATGGTAACGCGCGAAAGGGCGTCCTGGCCGATTACTCTCCCGGCAAGCACAAGGAGGATGCGATTCAAAAAGTGCTGGAAAAGCTCAACCGGGCCCTCCCGCAGAATGCCAAGATCGTTGATTTTGAGATTGGAACTTATACAACACCCGTTACCAGGAGAACCTACGCGGTCGCCGTCGCGGTCTACAACGCACCCCTCGAGGTCAAAGCCTTTGATGAGTACACCATCAAGGAGCGGCGCGAGCTCCTTGCCAAGGTTCTCAGGGATTTCAACTACAACCCCAAGGTCCTCAACATATCTGAGATAGCGAGGATGTTCGGCGTTTCGAGGGATTCCATATACTACGACATCGAGCAGATACTCAAGGAGGGGAAGAAGATCAGCCGCTGA
- a CDS encoding dihydrodipicolinate synthase family protein: protein MRGVIVPLVTPFNEDYSIDVQALEEHLEFLQKVGVHGIFINATTGEFTSLSVEERKFLAEKGRELVNASFYLVGTASSNTFEVVELTKHAQDIGADYVVIAPPYYCPLNDEALFTHYSMVAERTDIPIILYNIPACANPLSVSLIKRLALEYSNISGVKETIDSVNHVRDVILEVKGERKDFKVFTGLDQHFLNTLVLGGDGGIMACANFAPEVHLALYKAFQEKRFEEAFEHARRLAKLSMVYDLASSFGSAIKLAMSLRGFSIKPVLRPPYLMDGEDVKEGIRKLLAEVLG from the coding sequence ATGCGCGGTGTTATAGTGCCCCTTGTAACCCCTTTCAACGAGGACTACTCCATCGACGTCCAGGCCCTAGAGGAGCACCTCGAGTTTCTCCAGAAGGTTGGCGTTCATGGGATATTCATCAACGCGACAACAGGGGAGTTCACGAGTCTCAGCGTCGAGGAAAGAAAGTTCCTGGCCGAGAAGGGCAGGGAGCTCGTTAACGCGTCGTTCTACCTCGTGGGAACCGCGTCCTCCAACACCTTTGAGGTCGTTGAGCTTACGAAGCACGCCCAGGACATCGGAGCGGACTACGTCGTCATAGCACCCCCCTACTACTGCCCCCTGAACGACGAGGCCCTGTTTACACACTACTCGATGGTCGCCGAGAGAACCGATATTCCTATTATACTCTACAACATCCCTGCCTGCGCCAACCCGCTCAGTGTTTCCCTAATCAAACGCCTCGCTTTAGAGTACTCGAACATCTCCGGCGTCAAGGAGACCATTGACAGTGTCAACCACGTTCGTGACGTAATACTCGAGGTGAAGGGGGAGAGAAAGGACTTCAAGGTCTTCACCGGCCTCGACCAGCACTTCCTGAACACGCTCGTCCTCGGCGGGGACGGGGGAATAATGGCATGTGCCAACTTCGCTCCGGAGGTTCATCTGGCCCTCTACAAGGCCTTTCAGGAAAAGAGGTTCGAAGAAGCCTTCGAGCACGCGAGAAGACTGGCAAAGCTGTCGATGGTCTACGACCTCGCCTCATCCTTCGGCTCCGCGATAAAGCTCGCAATGTCGCTCAGGGGATTCTCGATAAAGCCGGTCCTCAGACCCCCGTATCTGATGGATGGGGAGGACGTAAAAGAGGGAATAAGAAAGCTACTCGCCGAGGTGCTGGGCTGA
- a CDS encoding class III signal peptide-containing protein, with protein sequence MAKRAQGSLEYLLMVAAGIIIAAVVVLHLIGIKGLARWAGSQMNSTGEEISENLQNLSNATE encoded by the coding sequence ATGGCTAAACGAGCTCAAGGTTCTTTAGAATATCTCTTGATGGTTGCTGCAGGTATAATAATAGCTGCTGTAGTGGTACTTCACCTCATTGGAATCAAGGGCCTTGCCAGATGGGCGGGATCGCAGATGAACAGCACCGGTGAAGAGATATCAGAGAACCTTCAGAACCTGAGTAACGCCACGGAGTGA